A segment of the Bos taurus isolate L1 Dominette 01449 registration number 42190680 breed Hereford chromosome 8, ARS-UCD2.0, whole genome shotgun sequence genome:
ccccacaccTTCCCTCCTCTCGCATCACCTCCCTTCCTACCCTCGCATGCCCTCCCCTCCTACCCCCGCCTCTTGTGCTTCGCTTCAGGAGTTAAGTGACCTCTTCGTCTAAAGTGCCAGCTCTGCAAAATCCAGGAGCTGAACACAGCTCAACTTCCCGGGAGCTACCAGAGCCAGAAAACATCACAACCCCCACCTCCCAACCACACGCCCCTGTTTTCTCAATGTATTaccgaaagaaaaaaaaaaaaaaatccagctccGCCTCCGCGCGATAAATGCTGGGATAAGTAGTTCCCCTAAACCATGAAGCTCGATGTCAGACTGGAGCTCAGGTTGGCTTCCCAAAAGAGAACTACAATTCCCGTGGTGCCCTGCGGGCAGAATGGAAGGGGCGGAACGGCAAGGGCGAAACGCGCTTGCGCAGATCGAGGGCCGAAGGGAGGTGGAGGTATCGAGGTCCAACTGCTGAAGAGTCTCCATGTGACAGTGAGCGGCGTCCCAGCTCCAGGCGACGCCAGATTCCAGTTCCCGATCCCACGCCCCGTCCACTGACCCTGTGCCTGCAGACAGCAGCAGGCCGGGGCCCCGTGGTCTTGTCTGGAGGACCCTGGCTCAGAGTTAATAGTCTCCGCCAAGCAGGTGCGAGGGACCGCCGAGACCCCCTGCATCTCCAGAGAGGCAGGCGGCGCGGAGAGCAAGGCTTCTGTCAGCGCGGCGCTGCGAGTGCGGGAACATGAACGGCTTCACTCCCGAGGACATGAGCCGCGGCGGGGACGCGGCCGCCGCTGTGGCCGCCGTGGTcgccgctgctgccgccgccgcgtCAGCCGGGAACGGGGCTGGGGCTGGCGCCGGGGCCGAGGTGCCGGGCGCAGGGGCAGTCTCGGCGGCGGGGCCGCCGGGAGCGGCAGGGCCGGGCCCCGGGCAGCTGTGCTGTCTGCGCGAGGACGGCGAGCGGTGCGGCCGGGCGGCGGGCAACGCCAGCTTCAGCAAAAGGATCCAGAAGAGCATCTCCCAGAAGAAGGTGAAGATCGAGTTGGATAAAAGCGTAAGTGACGGCGGTACGAATCTGCTCTGCCCGCCCCCCGGGGCGCTCGGGGAGAGGAGCAGACGCGTGTCGGTGAGGGTGCGGGAGCCCCAGACCTGGGTGCCTCGCGAGCCCGTTCCGGGGTCCCTAGTAGGAAGCAAACAACAAAGTGCTGCAACTCGGCCCGCCGTCCGCAGTAAACAGTCTCGCGCCCCCCGGACCCGCTCCCGCGCCCCCACCCCTTAGGGCCCCCACTCCTCCTCTGAGGGGGTCGGTGGTGAAACAAAGGGGGCGGCCGCGCCGAGAACCCAGAGTAGCTGTTCTGCAACCCACGGCTCCTTCTGGAACCGAGGCACCTTCTTTGTTTTGCTGCCCGAGCGGGTAGCTTCCCCGGTCCAGGAGTGGAGTTCAGCCAGGACCGGACGCTGCGGGCGACTAGGACCCTGTCTCGGGTCCCGCGGGTGCGGGGTGGGGGACCCCCGGCTGCGAGCCGCGCGGCCGTGTCATCATCTAGGGCAGCTGCTCAAGACTTGGGGAGCGGGCAGCCGCTGCGGGTTAGCAGCCCTCCGTTTGGCAGCCATCAGGGTTTCTTTCTTCGTCCTTTCGCAGGTCTGTTCCTCTGACCATCTAGGAGGTTTTTAGAAACGACCGTTTCCACTTTTCCGAGCCCTGGGGAGCGGTAATAAATCACAAGATGTGAGAACCATCACACGTCCTGCATCTTCTTAACTTGCACTTTAGCTCAAAGTTTAATGTGAAAGCCTGTTAGCTCactcctcaatttttttttttaagaagtaacTGCTGATGTATAAAACCCAGTATTTCAGAGGCTGCCGTACAGCTCTCAGAACTATGTAATTAACGTTTTTGAGAACTTTATGTGGGATACTTTCTGCCTATTCAGTTAGTTCATCAGTTCTGTTCTTGAGAAACTTTCCAGGTATACTTGAATCATTTAACACTGTTTTGGTTGGAAAAACGTATTATAcataaatgcttttatttaatACTCAGGAAAGTTCataattcaaatttgaatttagtAAGGATGTGAAATCAATTATTTGTCAAAAGTGGATGGTTTTGTGTCTGGATTATAATTTGAGTATTAAGTTAGATTAGGAAGCATTCACTatggtattaatatttttaaatgctcttttaagTAAAGAAAATACTATCAAATAGCAAAATTGTGGCCAGcatcttttttcccttgtttAAAAAAACCGGCAAAGCTGAACTAATCTAGTTCACCATCGCTGCAATTTGATGACAGAATCCAGAGCGTAGGAATTTCTCattctctgcttctctccctTCCATTACTGGcacttctccccaccccaccccccagtccTCTTTAACAATATTGCTAGACATGATATGTTTTAACTGGGTTCAGGACTTAAGAGTAGCAAGAAACGTTCGTTGTCTTAATAATGGCCTGTTactaatgtttatatttttaataattcacCGTAACTATGTATTTTACTAATACATAGACACATTTTCCTGTAATCATAAGTTGTCTGTGAAACTTTTCTGTTTCAGGCAAGACATCTTTACATTTGTGATTATCATAAAAACTTAATTCAGAGTGTGCgaaacagaagaaagagaaaagggagtgaTGATGATGGAGGCGATTCGCCTGTTCAAGATATTGATACTCCGGAGGTAGGTGAAAGCTTTGTAAGTTAAATGTAAAACTtctgaaagttttatttaaaaaatacaaacaaattctAAAAATACTTGAAGCATTTGAAAActctaaaaatgaaagcaaaattaaatatagCCAGTTAACATGCAGTTATGCAGTTTGACTTGTTATGGCTTCaattgataaatttttttttactttttaaaaaatttacttattttttaattgaaggataattacagaattttgttgtttcctgtcaaacttcaacatgaatcagccataggtgtacatatgtccccttcctcttgaacctccctacTCAATTGACAACTCTTATAGTCCCCAGTCTTTAATAATCATCCTCAAAATATTGAAGCATTTAatgcatttttagttttattatttaaaagccttttaaaataGTGGAATTAAATTTTCACTGTGTTGAAGTTGAAATGTTTTTTATAGCAAATATTAGTCATTAGCAAATGATATGAACTAACTCATATACATTAATTTTTTCTAGGTTGATTTATATCAATTACAGGTGAATACACTTAGGAGATACAAAAGACACTTCAAACTTCCAACCAGACCGGGACTTAATAAAGCACAGCTTGTTGAGGTATATATAAGTTTTAAACTATTTAACCTTTAATACAAAAAAAGTCATTAAATGCTAATGATGTTAATTTAGTATATATAACAATACATTTTAGTTAGAAAAATCACAGTTAATAAAATCTATTGTGGAAGAATCTAGTTGTCTAGAAATGTTTGTCTACCACTTAGGAAAGTCCTTTATATAATGATTAGTCAGTAGATTATATGCAGTTTTCTAAGCATCttctaatactgattttcagaaATAGTAAGTAAAAGgttttttttattctctctctagaaacctgtttcttttaaaattttattttactcagtaaacacttactgagcacctaatTGAGgcataataataaattaataagctTTGATGTCTTTGTTAGAATTTTCTTGAAGTTTTTGTTGGAATAGATTTTACAGATAAACCTCTGAACAGTATTCCTGTAACTTGCTGATTTAACTATTTCAGAACTTGTTCTTGTTGATGTTAGTTTGTTTTACGTGAAGCATCCCTGTTTTTATGACTAGAAAACGCAAAGACTTTGATCCAAGCTTTTACTTATAGGTTCTTGAATATAGGACTTGCAGTCCTTCAGTGAATTTTGAAAAGTTGAGTGCTTGTCTTCTCAGGAAATAATAGAGCCAAGAAATGTGTGTGTCATATTAAGATATCTATAGATCTATATGTTTATACTCCtatcatgtttaaaataaaaatgcttaaccTACTTGACAgactataaataaatatgtaaatcagTTTTCTTATATTCTTCAGCTTGAATTTAGAGAactaacattttataaaatgtccaTATTGAATAACATAGGTGAATAGAAGGTACACTTCTTTAGCAGAATGCTTTTTAACATTAAAGCTTTAGccagaatttcttctttccttcttgtttAGACAACAACaatctaatttttctttaaatttgatttaaaagGTCAAGTCCTTTTCAAGTTGTATAGTACATTAATATAACATAAACATATTTCCTGCCATGATAAATTATTAATATGTTGATATATAAACAGATACATAGTGAAAGTGCTTTTATTTTGGGACAAATGACAACCTAAGAACtggttattttaaatgttatatttaaatgtacatttttttaaatgcagaaatcAAACCTGATGTTTTTGATAATCTGATCTTCTTTTAAAGATCTGTTTTCTTATTTAGAAATGAGAAATCCAAATAGTATGAGTGTTATAACTTAGTCAGAAATGCAGATATTTATAAACAATTCCAGAGTTGAGTGACCAGCCTCCGTAAGTCTCTTACCTTTTTCTTTAAGAAGTTTTATCTTCTAGAATCTAAATACGCATTTCAGTGCCCCGGTTTAGTCTAATATACTTCTACTGGTAGTTGCAGTGCATGTGTTACACTagcagaatgaaaaggcaagaagGCAGATAAACATTCTTCAGTGGACATCCTTTCCCTTCTCATTTCTCATCCATAATTTTTATACAGAAAAACTTTCAGGGAATCTTAACAAAGAATAtttccaatgaatgaatgaatgttaagTCGTGGCAAACATATTTGTAAGATAATTCTTGGTTTGTTTCTATTGTACCAAAACTTTTCTGACTTAATGGTGGTTctttttccataagaaaaaccaTAAACCATTATATGATGCATGTGGACTCTTAacattctgttttatttcattgataTTTGAAGTTTACAAGTAAAAGTATTTAATTCTTGATCTATGTCTCagctataaaatttaaaataaagtgcaGTGCACATTCTGATTAATATATACTTAATTGAGCGGGCTAAGGGGTCTTTTGAAATTACACTATCTCTTGTTCATAACGTCTTATGCTTATATGCCTTTTGTCCTGTTGGTGTTTTgttaaatacaatttatttttgaaaggaaaTAGCTCTTACCACACATTTTCTTTTGATGACAGTGTTTTTTTTTACctagtttttaaaatctattaatatCTATAATTTAATTTCctcaattttgtttctttatagaTAGTTGGTTGCCACTTTAGGTCTATTCCAGTGAATGAAAAAGACACCTTAACATATTTCATCTACTCAGTGAAGAATGACAAGAACAAGTCAGATCTCAAGGTTGACAGTAGTGTTCACTAGGAGAGATGGAATTAAAACTTGGATGTTCAGATGTTAAGACTGCTTACTGCTTTTTCACGTGTAGAAATGttccttctgtattttttctACAGAGGATTTtctctggttttattttctttgttttgact
Coding sequences within it:
- the SAP30 gene encoding histone deacetylase complex subunit SAP30, translating into MNGFTPEDMSRGGDAAAAVAAVVAAAAAAASAGNGAGAGAGAEVPGAGAVSAAGPPGAAGPGPGQLCCLREDGERCGRAAGNASFSKRIQKSISQKKVKIELDKSARHLYICDYHKNLIQSVRNRRKRKGSDDDGGDSPVQDIDTPEVDLYQLQVNTLRRYKRHFKLPTRPGLNKAQLVEIVGCHFRSIPVNEKDTLTYFIYSVKNDKNKSDLKVDSSVH